ATTAGAATTGGCAtagaaaaataaattgatttgTCATTTTCAGTAATCACAAATTGAATTAGAATTTAGTGTTTTGTGGGGTTTAGGGCAACAGCAATCTATGTAAAACCATTTCAATTCCTATTAAAAAAGAATGGTTATCATTTACTAATATAGTTCTCCAAGTTGCTAGAATCATTCACTTATTCCTTTTTTTCTTACTTTCCTACACAAAATTATTCTAACACTAAGATGAGATATCAGTGCTCATAGCTATATATGAAAAGATGCTAAGATGCTATGTTCCCTTGTTTGGTTTATTTCAATGGAGTTTAGGGTCACAATCCTAGGTTGAAATAACTTAATTTGGCAGCTTACACTTCAATGCACATTCTACAACTTGTAAATTTGGTTTATTATTCCTCATATTCAAAGTTTTTGACAATATTCGAAATGGAGACCTAATAatataaaaaggaaaacataCTAAGAAATCTCGAATGTCTTATAAAAAAGAAACATATATGCTCTTTCAGTATTCTCCATTCCACTTTTGTTGAGTCGACTATTAGTTTTCTATATAAGAATTTCATAAGAACATGATGCTCTACACACATGGGTTACATATAGTGACTCGTATCTAACATGTTGTCTGTTTTGAttcaaaaatttcataaatatgagTTTAGATTTTTACATTTGTATCATAATCAATTTTTAGAGTTTGTTGATACGAGATTAAAGTTTTACAAATTTGTAAAACTCATACTCAATTTGAGTTATTATTTGTTTGGGGCTAAAAACCTTTATGTTTTATCCTATTAAAAACCCCTCACACTCATATATTCAAACATATATATCATAACGGGCCCCCAGAAACTTGATGTGATATAATAAGCTTATAATTCTATAAGAATAAAACCTTTGGTGGTTGGGTCAATTGTATATGTCTGTTCCACCTATAAGCAAAGAGAACGGAGAAAAGAGAGTTTTTGAGTTAACACAGAGTAATATGGCATATTGGGCATTAAAGCTGAGGTTTGCAAGATATATGCCTCACCTGAGTATGGTTGCAGCTCAGATAAGTTATACAACTCCTACTTCATTGTGCAGTGAAGGCCTAAATTCTCATCTTTATGTAACTTATCGGTTTATCATCGCCGACTTGGTCATGTCTACTTTTGCCTATTTCCTGGAAAGGAGGGTGCAAAATATTCCTCCACCATGAAATCTGTCATTTTCCTTCACTGTTCATTGTCAAACTGATATCTTTCTTTTTGTCCTCCAGAAAATCAAGGCCAAAGATGACACGAGCACTGGTTCTAGAGTTATTTTTGCTCTCTCTCATAGGGTAGAGTAGGCTGTTATGCTTTTTGATAATTCCAATATTGACTTAAAGAGATTTATTTCCATAAAACTAGAAACACTCACGGATTTGGTTCTTATTCCCCCTCCCCTCCTGGCTGGAAGGACAGCGTCGGCTTAACCATGAACATCTACTTTGCAAGTTTGAGATACAGTTCTCCAACATTCGTTGCATCTGTGGTCAACACTGTGTCTTCTTTGACTTTTGTGATTGCAATCATACTCAGGTAGATAAGACTCTTTATTCCATATCACCaatcctttattattattattattattattttaaatttcttcatGTATTTGACACAGGATGGAGGTAGTCGATGTAAGAAGCTGTCATCGTAGACTGGGGTCACCATCATCACTTTGTATAAAGGATCTGCATTCCACAGCTTGTGGTCTGCCCCGCTTCACCTGAAAAGACTTTCCTCTGTTCATGAGAATTGGGTTAAAGGGTCAATTTTGACTGTTGCTAGCTGCATATCATGGGCTCTATGGTACATAATGCAGGTGATCGCTTTTTAACCAGTTCTAAGTGGCCTCTTCTTTGCCCGGAAGAAAACTAGTAGCTCCTTTTTACTGTGTAGGAGAAAAGGATTAGTTGCACCATATGTCCTTCAACTATgatcaaattttaaattcatcTCTAAACTTTCCAACATTCTAATTGAGTCTTCGAATTATCTCTACCGTTTGATGCACTGCCACTGGCCATTTCGTTAACTTTCTATTTTTCTATTAGATGTCAGTTAAGCTgtaatatgtattttttataccttaatttttttgttgttcttttacttttaaaaagtaatacaaataaaaaaattaagttgttttaataataataataataattgcacAACAATGtccttttccctttttattttatatgaataaatactTAAAAGGAATAATAATTTaaactaatattttaataaaatatatattttaaaatattgaactaatttatattttatattttaataatattttttctttcttctttattttttttttgcaataatttcttctttaaactacaaagaaaaacaaataaattttATTGGCTCATAAAAATACTTATGATATATATTTcgtatttttcatattatatttcTTATATTATTTCCTTTTTTATCTATTTATTAGTAAATACAAAAAAAAGGTAATACATCAATTGTTTTTTTTAcgtttatgttatttattattgtaaaagaaaagaaaagaaaatgaaagaaagaataaaaaaagggtGGGAAAAAGAATACTAAAATGTGACATGTGAGGTGAGGATGGGTGATATAGTTTGAGTAATtagaatattttgaaatttaagaaGCCCAAAAATGAAGTGACTAGAAACTTAAAAGATGATGTTGGAAATTCTCCTCAACAAAAGAAAAAGCATGTGAACGTTGTAGGCAGTTACTTTGAAGAAATATCCTGCACAACAGCATGGATGAATCGTATCGGAGGGGCACTGTTATTACAGCACAAATGAAGATGTGGGCGGTTACATATTCTGTATGTAATTTGATTTCGTGGCTAATCCAATATTTTAAACGTGTTGGTATACTTGTTCCAAACATTGTTCTGAGCCTGGTAGTTTGAAATTTGAATATTCCAGGGTATTGTAT
This is a stretch of genomic DNA from Gossypium arboreum isolate Shixiya-1 chromosome 11, ASM2569848v2, whole genome shotgun sequence. It encodes these proteins:
- the LOC108458822 gene encoding LOW QUALITY PROTEIN: WAT1-related protein At5g07050-like (The sequence of the model RefSeq protein was modified relative to this genomic sequence to represent the inferred CDS: inserted 1 base in 1 codon; substituted 1 base at 1 genomic stop codon), which gives rise to MSVPPISKENGEKRVFELTQSNMAYWALKLRFARYMPHLSMVAAQISYTTPTSLCSEGLNSHLYVTYRFIIADLVMSTFAYFLERRVKSRPKMTRALVLELFLLSLIGVGLTMNIYFASLRYSSPTFVASVVNTVSSLTFVIAIILRMEVVDVRSCXSXTGVTIITLYKGSAFHSLWSAPLHLKRLSSVHENWVKGSILTVASCISWALWYIMQAVTLKKYPAQQHG